ATTTAATTGCTCTGGTACAACACTATGCGGCATTTGATACGTTTTCCATTGCGTATTATAGCCATTATTCTTCATTAATTCGTTTGCCATTTTACCAGAAGATAACGGAACTACATTATCTTGTTCACCGTGATGTTGTAAAATTGGTGTCGTTTTGTTGGCTGCACTTAATTCACTTGGTAATTGATCTTTTATTGGTAAATAACATGACAAAGCAAGTATACCCGCTAATTTATGTTCAAACCGTAAGCCGGTAAATAAACTCATCACACCGCCTTGACTAAAACCGGCTAAAACAATGTTACTTGCAGCAATACCATTATCTATTTGTTCATTTATCAGTGCACGCACTAGGGCTTCAGATATAAGAACACCAGTCATGTCAGCTCTATTATGCAAATTGTTATTATTGATATCGTACCAAGAAGGCATAACAAAACCATTATTAATGGTAACGGGTTGCTTTGGTGCGTTAGGAAAAATAAATCGTATGCTATGGTCTTTAGGCAGGTTTAATACTGGTACCACAGGTGCAAAACCGGCGCCTGAGTCACCTAGACCATGTAACCAGATAACACATGCTTTAGCCGGTGTACGAGGTTCAACTGTAATACGATCTAACAAGGTTGGTTGTTTATTCATTATTGTCCATTTTGTTTAATACTATGTTTATTATGCCAGCTAATATACGCTAATTCTTTTTAGAATAGGAGGTTATAATGAGTAAAAGTGAAGGGGTGTCATGTCGTTTTCATAAAAGAAATGGAAAATTTATTGTAATTCACTTAGATACCTACTGATGTGAGTAGCAACCTGAAATAAGCCTTAAGCTTTATTATTGTGAAAATAAAATAATCGCGTTAGAGTTGTTTAGTTAGAATTATTCAACGCAATTATAAACTAATAATACAAGCGCGAATTATTCTATACACTAATGCGTAAAATTAGCGTTAATTTTTATTTTTAATCAATTTATAAATGGGGAATATATCATGCCAAAATTTGTAATAGAAAGAGAAATTGAAGGTGCGGGAAAGCTAAGCGGAGATGATCTACAAGGAATT
The sequence above is a segment of the Colwellia sp. 20A7 genome. Coding sequences within it:
- a CDS encoding alpha/beta hydrolase — translated: MNKQPTLLDRITVEPRTPAKACVIWLHGLGDSGAGFAPVVPVLNLPKDHSIRFIFPNAPKQPVTINNGFVMPSWYDINNNNLHNRADMTGVLISEALVRALINEQIDNGIAASNIVLAGFSQGGVMSLFTGLRFEHKLAGILALSCYLPIKDQLPSELSAANKTTPILQHHGEQDNVVPLSSGKMANELMKNNGYNTQWKTYQMPHSVVPEQLNDIGLWLTKQLIK